CATGTGCGCTCTCCTTTTGGTTACTGGTGCGCCGCCATCCCGCCCTGTTCGACAGGCCGCTTGGCCGGGATGCGGATCTCGATGTCCGGGTTGATCGCCTGCATCCGGGCCACCAGGTCCTCCATATGGAGATTGTCCATCTCGGCGCGCACGTCCGCCTCGATCTCATCCCGCAGCGAACAGCCGTTGACAGGCTCGTGGTGCTCGTCCGTGGTGATGGCAAAACGGTGCCCGCATTCGTCGCCGTCCAGAATCCAATCCGGGCTGTACCCGGTCAGCCGCCAGAGAGTGATGAGCCACCCGTCTGGAATGGAACACCGCCGTTTGGCATCCGAAATGGACGACTGACGGCAGCCGATCGCCTCGGCCAACTGCACCTGGGTGCGCACACCCAACACGTCTTTGATGCGCTGCAGCCGCTCCTCAAAAATCTGTTCTTGCGTCTTTTCCTTCCTGTTCATTGCAACCTCCATATTTTTACCTGTCTCCATTGGGCAGGCTGAAATCCATTCCACCGTCCTGTGTCGCCCTTCCCGCCACGGTTGCCGCCTGCTCCTCGCAGATATGCAACGCGGCCTTGAGATACATATTGGCGATGATCACTTTGGGTATCGCCTTGCCCGGCAACCGCCCGCGCACTCCGGTCAGATCCCGGATCAGCGCGTCCCCCTGTTCAAGCAGGGCACGGATATCGCTGAC
The genomic region above belongs to uncultured Pseudodesulfovibrio sp. and contains:
- a CDS encoding helix-turn-helix domain-containing protein, whose translation is MNRKEKTQEQIFEERLQRIKDVLGVRTQVQLAEAIGCRQSSISDAKRRCSIPDGWLITLWRLTGYSPDWILDGDECGHRFAITTDEHHEPVNGCSLRDEIEADVRAEMDNLHMEDLVARMQAINPDIEIRIPAKRPVEQGGMAAHQ